The following coding sequences are from one Capsicum annuum cultivar UCD-10X-F1 chromosome 3, UCD10Xv1.1, whole genome shotgun sequence window:
- the LOC107863154 gene encoding cytochrome c oxidase assembly protein COX16, mitochondrial, giving the protein MTTTQTTMSQPNKANDSSAAKVQNTASSFKRLGRKSPFMRYGLPMISLTVLGSIGLSQLLQGSKDIAKVKDDQEWEIIETRKALSRAGPINAYNPKKINLEEELMALQEKVDINDYEYKKIPKPKESE; this is encoded by the exons ATGACGACTACCCAGACTACGATGAGTCAGCCTAATAAAGCTAATGACTCCTCTGCTGCCAAAGTTCAAAACACAGCTTCGTCATTCAAAAGGTTGGGCAGGAAATCTCCATTTATGAGATATGGACTTCCTATGATCTCACTAACCGTGCTTGGATCTATTGGTCTTAGCCAACTTCTCCAAGGCAG CAAGGATATTGCTAAAGTAAAGGATGATCAAGAGTGGGAAATCATCGAAACAAGAAAAGCTCTTTCCAGAGCTGGACCTATCAATGCATATAACCCCAAAAAGATTAACTTGGAGGAAGAACTAATG GCTTTGCAAGAGAAGGTTGATATTAATGAttatgaatataagaaaatcccgaAGCCCAAGGAAAGCGAATAA
- the LOC107863155 gene encoding plastid division protein PDV1: protein MKWEMEVYEIEAVLEKIWDLHDKLSDAIHSVSRSHFLNSVKSRNKLDDFRSNQKADNNQVKAGYVYVKEFRVDEDDESAVHEAKSLNAIRSALEHLEDQLEFFHTVQNQQRAERDAALARLEQSRIILSMRLAEHQGKKYKFIEEAQSLVGDVRNAGQFISPENLYGPAPSAPGENLTTQKRKRSNALSNIFFSSFHFFRKSLRVDEVGGILGNAALVAISMLALMHLQRVGSKEKYFSDLPVGQDVVYNRNIRKTSQLDGSSSGLNLDVLSARG, encoded by the exons ATGAAATGGGAAATGGAGGTGTACGAAATCGAAGCTGTCCTCGAGAAAATCTGGGATTTACATGATAAACTCAGTGATGCTATTCACTCTGTTTCTCGATCTCATTTTCTCAATTCCGTAAAGTCTCGCAACAAGTTGGACGATTTCCGCTCTAACCAAAAAGCCGATAATAATCAGGTAAAAGCTGGTTATGTTTACGTTAAGGAGTTCCGtgttgatgaagatgatgaatcTGCTGTTCATGAGGCCAAGAGTCTTAATGCTATAAGGAGTGCACTCGAGCACCTTGAGGATCAGCTCGAGTTCTTCCAT ACTGTGCAAAATCAGCAACGCGCAGAAAGGGATGCTGCACTTGCTCGCTTAGAGCAAAGCCGAATTATACTTTCTATGCGATTGGCTGAACATCAGGGTAAGAAATACAAATTCATTGAAGAAGCTCAATCTTTGGTGGGAGATGTTCGTAATGCCGGTCAGTTCATTTCTCCTGAAAATCTTTATGGTCCTGCTCCAAGCGCCCCAGGTGAAAATTTAACGACGCAGAAGAGGAAGAGATCAAATGCTCTATCCAATATATTCTTTTCTAGTTTTCATTTCTTTAGGAAGTCTCTTAGAGTGGATGAAGTGGGTGGAATTTTGGGGAATGCAGCCTTGGTTGCAATCAGCATGCTTGCACTGATGCATCTGCAGCGAGTTGGTAGCAAGGAAAAGTACTTTTCGGACCTCCCAGTAGGACAAGATGTTGTCTACAACAGAAATATTAGAAAAACGTCTCAGCTCGATGGGTCATCTTCCGGTCTAAATTTGGATGTGTTGTCAGCCAGGGGCTGA